The Pseudomonas fluorescens genome includes a window with the following:
- a CDS encoding anti-sigma factor family protein gives MLTCKEQVARSSDYLDGQLSFRERLMVRHHLMFCPNCRRFIRQMRLMQATLKKLPEAPIPDLDHLAEKLAAERKRHHP, from the coding sequence ATGCTGACCTGCAAGGAACAAGTGGCGCGCTCCAGCGATTATCTCGACGGCCAGTTAAGTTTTCGTGAACGCCTGATGGTGCGTCATCACCTGATGTTCTGCCCCAACTGCCGGCGTTTTATCCGCCAGATGCGGCTAATGCAGGCGACCCTCAAAAAGCTTCCTGAAGCCCCCATTCCCGACCTGGATCACCTCGCCGAAAAACTCGCGGCTGAACGTAAACGTCACCACCCCTAG